The Hemibagrus wyckioides isolate EC202008001 linkage group LG26, SWU_Hwy_1.0, whole genome shotgun sequence DNA window TGTTTTGAAAGAATCGTTTTTGAGGGAACAGTGAAGGGAGGAGCTGTATTTCaacagctacactatattgccaaaagttttggaatgtctgcctttacatgcacataaatgtaatatggagttgcagctataacaccttcaactattctgggaaggctttccacaaggtttaggagtgtgtttatgggaatttttgaccattcctctagaagcgcgtttgtgaagtcaggcactgatgttggatgagaaggtctggctcagagatctagtggagtccatgcctcggtgggtcagggctgttttggcagcaaaagggagaccaacacaataattaggcaggtggtcataatgttatgcctgatcagtgtatgtacaaCATGTGTCTGATGTAAACAGTGTGTACACATGGTGGTGCAGTAGTATCTGTCACGTAGAGACCAGCTGTGATACAGCGTTGTACTGGATGACTTTAAGGAGATGTTTGTGTTGAAACCCAGTGGTCTCTGGAGTCCTTCTCCATTAGCACCGTGTGTTTTGGGGAAATCTATTGGGAGTGAACATGGAAGGGAgggtctgtatttgtctgttgTTTCAGCAGCTGTCTCCATCTGACTGTACCTTTTTAAGAATACCTCTCTGGCTGTGACAGGAAAtgaaagtgtttatgtaatatatGCAGGATCCGGTCAAGCCTATCCTCAGATACACTATGCATGCTGCTTTCACATgctgtatatttatgtatagtagtgtgtgttgtgtttattgacTTGTTGAATGGAGTTTTTTCCCAATAGAACGGTCCTAATACATTATTGGTTGGAAACATGATGAACACGGACtcactgcacttttttttttaaatgtctttatAACAGGCTGTTCGAATGTGGCCCATGGTGCGGGTGCCAGAAAAGCAGCTGTCAGAATCGTGTGGTTCAGCATGGACTCAGTGTTCGCCTGCAGGTGTTTCGCACCGATGACAAGGGATGGGGCGTGCGTTGCCGTGACGACCTCGATGCAGGCACCTTTGTCTGTACCTACGCAGGTATCTATGTTGTCCTTAAAAGGTCACATGTATAGCTTtaaggtgtgtctgtgtgtgtctgtgtgcgtccATTGTTAAGTGGTAAAATTGAATtgtgttcttctgtgtgtgtgtgtgcgtctgtgtctcattgtgtgcgtctgtgtctcattgtgtgcgtctgtgtctcattgtgtgcgtctgtgtctcattgtgtgcgtctgtgtctcattgtgtgcgtctgtgtctcattgtgtgcgtctgtgtctcATTGTGTGCGtctgcgtctgtgtgtgcgtctgcgtctgtgtgtgcgtctgcgtctctgtctgagtctctgtctgtgtgcatctctgtctgtatgtgactctgtctgtgtgtgtctctgtgtgtgttgtgccatGTATGACATTTGAATAATGAATAACAAacatatttattgtgttttatattctaGGTGTTATCCTCAGACTAGCGCGGAACTTAGAGGAGCCTCTTCTCTCTAAAATCCAGAAGGAGGAGCAGCTGTCCGATGatgaggtggaggtggtggaggagtgGACGCTTCCCTCAGGGCAGAAGAAAACAGGAACCATTACTACTGAGACACTGGATACCTCTCCACCACTTTACGTTCCTGTGATCCAGAGATCTGCAGACCAGCCCTCGACACTGCAGGATGGGAAGGAACAGCTGGAGCACTCGGTTAGTCACCGTGTCTCATGCTTTTCAAGTTAAACATAATTGATCGGATTAAACTTCAGGTAATTCCAGTCAAGCCATTTCATTGGACCAGAAGTGTTTGAAGAACTACGTGTCCATAAGGCATGATGATGGCTCTGTCTTTTTATGTGGGTTGACTGACAGTGTAGATGAAAACTAATAGCATTACATTATGTGATTTGTTTCATCCTGTTTGTTAATGTTTACTCTGCTTCAGTCACCCAGTGCTGAATATCCTACAGTAGAGCACGTCTTATGAAACTGCACTAAGGTGTCTTTCTCTGAGCCCTTTCTTCTGTACTTCCTGATCTGTCACTACAACTAAACCAAAGGAAGCGGCAGTCATGATTTGATTCAGTAATTTGCATCTTATTCTTGCTATATAGACCACAGATGACACGTTATAAACATGggacattatttacaaataacCACTTTTTTTTAACCGTGGGTTTGTTTCGGTTGCTTTGACGGCCAGTATTTGGCAAGGACATCTGTTGAATGTCAACAGTGTGAGTTCTACCTACTTGGAAATGACCTAGATCTGTATGAGGATATTTAGAAGTCATtagcacctgttagtgtttgggatatattaggcagcaagtaaacattttgtcctcaaagttgatgttagaagcaggaaaaatgggcaagcgtaaggatttgaacgagtttgacaaaggaccaaattgtgatggctagacaactggatcagagcgtctccaaaacggcagctcttgtggggtgttcccggtctgctgtggtcagtatccatcaaaagtcgtccaaggaaggaacagtggtgaaccggtgacagggtcatggggggccaagactcattgatggacgtggggagtgaaggctggcccgtgtgatccgatccaacagacgagctactgttgctcaaattgctaaagaagttaatgctggttctgatagaaaggtgtcagaatacacagtgcaggatgggtcagggctgtttaagcagcaaaaggaggaccaacacaatatcaggcaggtggtcataatgttatgcctgatctgtgtattcagttttttttttccccaatcaaATATCTCCTCAATTTCTCAGAATACCCAGGAGGAAATGAACAGCTGTTTATCACCTGATCCTAATCACACAGGTAATAATTATGTCCCTTATGTAAGTTCGTAAAGGATGATAAAAGCTTCATTCATAAATCGGgtcattttatatttctgtatatttctatgTGTAGAAATCAAAGACCAACATAACGAAGGAGGGGTGAGGAAGAGGCTCCGGTTGGATGACAAGGAAACCGGCGGCGGCGTACATCGAGATCAGATGGTGCCTAAAGCAGAAGGGAAACCCGACTGTCAGGAGAAAATGTATTATCTCGATGCTTCAAAAGAAGGAAACGTGGCAAGGTTTATGAACGTAAGTATAGCTGCATTTTCCAAACTATcagttgtttgtgttgttttaacaTTATCTTCATGTTTGACCCCACAGCACAGCTGCAATCCCAACCTatttgtccagaatgtctttgtTGATACCCACGATCCCAAATTCCCAGTAATTGCTTTCTTTACAAGCAAGTAAGTTCCTCAGAAGCAACAGTGGCTGCAACAGTGAAGTATTGCTTTGGCAGATTTTTGTCCTCATTCAGTATTGTATTAAGATACAGTGATTTAAGTTCATGAGATAAGACATTAGATAGATCAGCTGTGTATATTTAGATCATTAGTTTTACCTGCCTGATAGTGGGTCATGTTTGTTTCACAGGCCAATCAGAGCAGGGACTGAGCTGACCTGGAATTATTCCtataaaacaggaagtgatccCGAGCACGAGGTACCATGTCTGTGCGGTTCAACTGACTGCCAAGCAGTTATCATCTGACCGTTCATTGACCACCTGTGGGGAAAGGTTAGGTCAAGGTGTAAGAGGGTAAGCATAAGATCTAAGGCTCAGGAACTGTGGATATAAAATGCGTGCCATGTGGTTCAGCTTCGGGGTATTCCTGAACCTCGCTTTCAATAACAAAAACTGAATGAAGTCAGATGTTTCTACACAGTTCCATCTATAAACATAGTAGAAGCACAGTCATTCTTTTACGGTTAATAACAGCACTGTTTTTTTGTACATTCTTTGAAATGACATATTTCAGGAGGGAAAATAAAAAGCCTTCATCCTTCCTAGTATTGATGTGGAATGCAGATTTATTGAACAAAACCTACTCGACTCATGTCCTGCTATTGCACTGTGTAAAGTAATGAAGAGTTTTAtggattaaaaatgtattgtgATGCCTCTCTCTTGGCTTGGAATGCTTTTTGCTGTAGTGTCTGCCTTCTGAACAAATGATACAgtagaatattaaataaaatagaaatataaaacacatataaatacacactgacCATCCACTCCAGGGGACAAAGAATATACAGTATAGCCTTTTCCTCAGCAATGATGCAGCGTTTATTACAAATTAGACTAGTTAATAAATGCTCTATAGCTGCACTGATGTTTTTTCGAGCAATTAATCCGATTTAAATCTAATACATTTCTGCGAACAAAGGCTAAGTGTGTTTGAGGTGCAGATTCACTTCtgtacagaaatatttatatagatttagACCATATAGCTATACAGATTCCTAGCAGGGGTGAAGGAAGTTCTTCTTGCAGAGAAACACCAGGAAAAGGTTTTTAAttccatattttatatttatattttaattccaTATGGGTTTATACAAAAGCAACAGGCTTTTCACTTATACATCAGAACATAATCTGCTGTCACATCTTGCAACATCACAGTGATTTAACAGTACTTGACTGACAAAATGCCTTTATTTGATTGACAAACTCTCAGAGATGTATGACTGTGCTGGATGAAAAAGGACAACTTGAGAAAGGATAGAATTATGTCAAATTTGGAACGATGCACTCTTAAAAACAGTGTTAAATAGCATGAAGGACTTTATGATATTACTGTCCTATCAGGGCAGCTTccatgtagaacctctttagaAAGAGTTAAGGGTCGATTGACTGATAGATGGATAtagagatggatagacagatttATAGGCgtatagacagatggatggatagatagacagatagaccgATTTTTAGATGGACAGGCAGATGGATAGACAacagacggatagatggatagatagaccgATTTTTAGATGGATAGGTGGAGGGATAgatttatggatggatagacaaatGGAGAGacaacagacagatggatagatggatggacattTTTAGATGGATAGGCAGATAGACCGATTTTTAGGTGGGTAgatttatggatggatagagagatagacggatggacggatttatagatggatagacactTTACTGAAATGGGATTTctcaagaaataaaaatgctcaacattttaaataatccaTGGAGAAACTTTTTGCAACTAGAGTGAAAAGCAACGGTCACTCAAACACCACAGCTTAAATATAGACCATGGATATTAAGATTGTGTTTATTGGTTTGAATTTCATGACTACAAAATTGAGTTACTAGAACTGGATAATCACTCGTACTAACTGCTGTGACTgaggaatgaaaaataaaacaacccaAAAAGTAGGCCACAGCAGCAGGTCTGTGGGAACCCATCAAATGTCTCACAGGTGCAGTGTATACgaactgaaactgaaaatatAGAGCATGGTTATCCAATCTTATCCAAAAAGGGCCAGCATGCTGCAGGGTTTCATTCCCCATCAAGCCATACTTTGATTTTATAGAAAAATTGATTAAACTGGTGGAATCAGGGGTGgttcagttggaatgaaaacctgcacactAGTTGAGAGTAGGAAGCACTCAAACCTTTAACCCTTACTTATTACTGATTCAGTTTGGATGTTTTACCATGTCTTGAAGATTAGGAACATTTTTGGTTGCCAGATTTAATTGTAATCATGTAAAGCAGCTTTGCccaaataaattttaaataaaaaaaaatttagtttCTTAGAATTGTTAAAATTCTAATGACTTcactttttaaaattacattttcaaAGCACGAGATGCTTTGCTACAGTTATTAGTCATTAGTTTTAAGAAAACCCCCCCAGTAACCTGCATTGGGTCTTGACTTTCAAACAGCTGATAGAACCACAGGCCTACACCAGAGCGTCCCAACCTGCACGGCATAATGAAGTCTCTGCACTAAAGCACACCAGTTCATCTCATGCAGAACTGAAACAGGTGTTTGAGCAAAGAAAGCACCAGGGTTTGGAACCCGTGACCTTCACACATGGAAAAGTGACACGAGTCAAAATTAATACAAAGtttattggtttaaaaaaaaacttttaaaaaaaaaaaaacacaagtgcACATATTGGAGGTCTTTAAAACTCCTGGGACTGAACATCCTTGCTGGTGTTGGCCTCTCGAGGTGCCTTGGTCTTCTTGGGCAGGAGCTGAGCCTGGATGTTGGGCAgcactcctccttcactgatcGTGACTCCCCCCAGCAGCGTGTTCAGCTCCTCATCGTTCCTCACAGCCAGCTGAATGTGGCGTGGAGCGATGCGCAGCTTCTTGTTATCTCTGCTGGCGTTTCCGGCCAGTTCCAGCACCTCCGCGGACAGATACTCCAGAACCGCGGTGAGGTAAACAGCAGCACCGGAACCGACCCTGTGCGCGTAGTTGCCCTTCTTCAGGAGGCGTGCGATGCGGCCAACCGGAAACTGAAGCCCAGCACGTGTGGAGCGGGACACGGAGGACTTGGTCTTAGCAGCCGCTACAATTTTCTTCCCACGACCAGACATGATGCTTCGAGCTGTCGAGGGAAAGAGGGACATTGAGGGCATCATACAGGAACCGCACGTGCAGAAACTCGCCACATTATCACAATGACATTATCGCCAAAGTTTAACCAGctacaggaaatgacatcaagCGTCAAGCTGAAATAATAAAGTTGCATTAAAATACCGTGCCCCTCTTTCGAGCCGCTTACCTTTTTAGTGTCCAGATAGACTTAAGGTTAAAGTTGTGGCACGAGATGACCTGCTTATATAGCAGCCGTGTAACACGCTTCACCTGGTCTGCACCACAACAACCAATCAGCTCACAGACACAATTAAGATGCAGCTCGAGACCGAACACACCGGTAGTGTGCGCAGCATTTCATCCGGAAATGTTTCGGTGTACCTGAAACTGTGCATTGCACCTCTTTCACACTCaggaaaatttatttaaaataaattcacaatTATTAATAAggcctgaacagagtcctgacctcaacctgatagaacacctttgggttgaattagagcggagactgccagccagaccttctcgtccaacatcagtgcctgacctcacaaatgctcttctagagaaatggtcaaaaattcccataaacacactcttaaccttgtggaaagccttcccagaagagttgaagctgttatagctgcaaagggcgggtcaactccatattacattcatgtgcatgtatatatattaatgctGTAACAGATTTaggcctcttagttccactgCAGGGAAATTTTCTTTTtactacagcatacagagacactTGATACAATTGGGAACATGCACATATTGGTGATGGTCCACTTTTTTTCTAATGAACAGCATTCAATGTTATCAGGAGGAACTttatcatgcagcaagacagtgacccaaaacacaccGCTAACACAACAAAGGACTTCAACTCCTGAAGATGAGACTCAAGAGAGAAACCCCCTAAAACAAACAACACCTTAAAGAAGCTGTGGTACAAACCTGGAAATTCAACCGGTTGATGTAATGAGGTCAGGGTTAGGCTGGTCTGAtgcagttgtgttacagtgttagtgtgtcactgcTACTGACTTTAATTTACCTTTAAATGATCTGTTCCTGTGAATGTCTTCTGTGTATAGCAAAGTAATTGGCCTTGCTGTTTCAACACTTTCAGAGgggcatctatctatctagtataTTTTTTTTGGTATATTGCCAGTCTTAACCATGTTACCTTTTGGTTCTTTCATTACATCATTCATACAGCCTACTTTTGTAAACTattataagataagataagataagataagataagataagataagataagataagataagataagataagataatattaattaatatctttacaagataatatttattaatccagatggaaattcttttgccatagactattcttcttcttcttcttcttcttcttcttcttcttcttcttattattattattattaataataataataataataatattagtaatagtagtatcatcatcatcattattattattattaatgttattattattattgttgttgttgttgttgttattatttattgttttcatcACAAAAGGAACATTTGAAGATAACACTGTTATCTACTGCACAGGTAGGATTTATCCCAAAAAAGTTTCTGTGACTTTTACCTTCTTATTTAGTAGGCTGTATATTTATGGTCCAATGGTGATGTGCTTGAATATAAACCAGAAATTCCTGTACCTCGTTATATAGTTATATCCAGTTATATTCTGTATTTAGtttaatttgtcacatacagAACCATGCACATGGAAATGCTTTTCTATTGTATGTGTCATAGTAATAGCAAAAGGGAtaataaatgtagaaaatataaatattactaTGGATCGGTGGCAGATTTATTgtgaataaagtgcagatgtgcgcAGATGATAACCCTATCATTAATCACATTTCCTCCTGTGCTGAAACCATTGATCAGGCCTGATCCAGTGTTACTTTAATAGTACTCATACGGGAGCAGTGTATTCGCGCATGCGCTGTACAGCACCTGGAGCACGTCGAATTGTAAGTCACGTGTCCGCTTGAGTTATCACATGACCACTCTGTACATAACACTGGATCTTGTTGACATGACTAGAAGGACGTGAATATGACCGCCGTGGTGCTGTTAATGATTTCTTTGGCCCTTATGGCCGTATCGACGAATCAGGTGAAAATCCCTCCGCATGAAGAAGTAGCGCGAATGGCTCGGTTCGTCGTTAACCAGTGCGACTGGGCCTCGATGGCCACCATCTCCACTCACGAGCCCGTGAAGGGACAGCCGTTCTCCAACACCTTCTCCATTAGTGACGGACCGCTGGGCAACGGCACCGGGATCCCCTACATGTACCTCACACACATGGAGATCTCCGTGCAGGATCTGCAGGTGAGGAAAGATAGAGGCTCATAATAATGgggttagtggttaaggcattggactactgatcggaaggttgtgtgttcaagtcccaggtccaccaagctgcaggttctgggcccctgagcaaggcccttaaccctcagttgtataaaaatgagatgaaaaatgTAAGCCACTCTGGCTTTCTGCTAAATAAAGCTTAGACATGTAGATTCAGGACGTTTGAACCTTTCATGTACCCTGTTACTGTTCAGAGTGAACTTAAAAAGCAATTTGTACAGAAATATACAATATCACAATGAGATGTAGATTTATCTCTTTAATGAGAAATGCAGAGGTGACCGTTTCAAGGAAAAAGTCACGGAGATAAAAAATAAGgaagaaacactgagagaaaccTTACTCAAAAGGGAACCACAGATACAAAAGTATCGGTCAGTAATCTTTCACAGACACAGATCACAACTTACCAACATCGTCAAGTGATTGGATATCAGCCCTAATATTTTGTCATTGCCACCAATTACACCACATCTGTTCTTGTGAGGTGAAACCCAATTCAAGGAAATATCCAGATGTCAGATATAAACATGGGTGTGTTTGATCATTTATTAGCTAAAATGTTTGATGTGTAGaatgtatataaacagtatatggGTGGGGACACAATTATACTTATTGGTGAATAGAAATAGCAGAAAAGTCCACCCATATATATAAGAGCAACCTTCttctatgttttttatttagcaaTGCCTGTGTGGTCTTCATCAACTTCTATAAATGAACCAATAATTTCGGGTAACAAGGTTTTAATAACGTCGAAAGAATTGATGTGCAAAAGTGCGTAGTTGGGTAAAAATAATTGGAGATCATTTTGGAGATCACTTCATTCATGTCTGAGGGTATAAATTTATGATCAGCTTTTTTAGGATCCTGCCACAGCATGTTGGGGTCCGGACTTTGACTTTGCCGTTCCAAACATCTTGATctttagtttttttcttctttagctTTAGCTTGTGTGCTCACTGGGATCATTAGGATCATTGTCCAGTTGCATGACCCAATTTTAAACTGCTGGACAGATTTGTCTTCAGAATATTCTAGTGTAAAGCAGAGTTCATTCTTGTCCTCTGGCTGCAAAACAAGCCCAAGTCATCACATCTCTAGCACCTTGCTTCACAGGTAGTATGTTTGAATTTTGCCAAATATGGCGCTGTTGAAGAAGATGCAGTAGCCTTTATTTataacacagtgaaattctttcttcacctAGAGCAGCTTTGGAGGTTAGGGTTAGATcacatgatacagtgcccctggagcataGAGGGTTTAGGGCCTtcctcaagggcccaatggtgctggggtttgaaccccaaccttccaatcaacaacccagagccttaaccacttgtgcTAACACATGATATCCAAACTTCTTCACCTTGGTCTCATCAGTCCAAAAGATATTGTTCAGGACTTTTGTCTTTAGTTCAGATGCAAGTTTGCGATCCTAAGTCATGCCGCTACGATCCTTTTGGGGAAAGCCGTGAATGTTTAGCCCTTTTCTGAAAGTGCTATCAGGAACATAACCATTTAATGTGTTTGCAAAGTCCTGTAGGTCAAATGATGTAGCTTTTGGGGTATTTGTGTGCCATTACTCATCACTTATGGCAAGATTAGTAACTGTCTGGAAGGCTCTCCATTTGGAAGCAATCC harbors:
- the LOC131347187 gene encoding late histone H2A.2.2, which translates into the protein MSGRGKKIVAAAKTKSSVSRSTRAGLQFPVGRIARLLKKGNYAHRVGSGAAVYLTAVLEYLSAEVLELAGNASRDNKKLRIAPRHIQLAVRNDEELNTLLGGVTISEGGVLPNIQAQLLPKKTKAPREANTSKDVQSQEF